From Myxococcus stipitatus, one genomic window encodes:
- a CDS encoding carbon-nitrogen hydrolase family protein: MDTASRVELYALQPRVSLEDYASPAAFAARHRALATRVEALRARDAAGRPRHPALLVWPEWVGTALAFLGHVPRVGSRRTLHAALRRIALAEAWPLWRTWRELHPPSWLAGLHVTLAPRVHRVMWETFSAIARDLDAWVVAGSALMPANRRGQDTPDFEPYGTRTYNTSYTFSPQGRCVAVTRKVNLVPTREDVLQLSPGRPEDLAPLSTPFGRLGTVLCYDAFRAPHSTREPWFVPCAQYLDSLGADLLAQPSSNAWPWEAPSPVDARSDSRPRREQWFEEGLPSQLPALRHVRYVVNAQLAGGYLDQRFDAPSLILERLPGARARVLARSEQSGEEDVLHATVPVAG; this comes from the coding sequence GTGGACACCGCCTCGCGCGTCGAGCTGTATGCCCTCCAGCCCCGGGTGTCGTTGGAGGACTACGCGTCGCCGGCCGCCTTCGCCGCGAGGCACCGGGCCCTGGCCACGCGCGTGGAGGCGCTGCGCGCGCGGGACGCAGCGGGACGTCCGCGCCACCCCGCCCTCCTCGTGTGGCCCGAATGGGTGGGCACGGCGCTGGCCTTCCTGGGACATGTGCCTCGCGTGGGCTCCCGACGCACGCTGCACGCCGCGCTGAGGCGCATCGCTCTGGCCGAGGCCTGGCCCCTGTGGCGCACGTGGCGCGAGCTGCATCCGCCCAGCTGGCTCGCGGGCCTCCACGTGACGCTCGCGCCCCGCGTCCACCGGGTGATGTGGGAGACCTTCTCCGCCATCGCCCGGGACCTCGACGCGTGGGTGGTGGCGGGAAGCGCCCTGATGCCCGCGAACCGCCGCGGACAGGACACGCCGGACTTCGAGCCGTACGGCACGCGCACGTACAACACCAGCTACACGTTCTCCCCCCAGGGACGCTGCGTGGCCGTGACGCGCAAGGTGAACCTGGTGCCCACGCGCGAGGACGTGCTCCAGCTGAGCCCGGGGCGCCCCGAGGACCTCGCGCCCCTGTCCACGCCCTTCGGTCGCCTGGGGACGGTGCTCTGCTACGACGCGTTCCGCGCGCCCCATTCGACCCGGGAGCCGTGGTTCGTCCCCTGCGCGCAATACCTGGACTCGCTCGGCGCGGACCTCCTCGCGCAACCCTCGTCCAACGCGTGGCCCTGGGAAGCGCCCTCCCCCGTGGACGCGCGGAGCGACTCGCGTCCCAGGCGGGAGCAGTGGTTCGAGGAGGGACTGCCCTCCCAGCTCCCCGCGTTGCGGCACGTGCGCTACGTGGTGAACGCGCAGCTCGCCGGGGGCTACCTCGACCAGCGCTTCGACGCGCCGTCGCTCATCCTCGAGCGACTCCCCGGCGCGCGGGCGCGCGTGCTCGCCCGGTCCGAACAGTCAGGCGAGGAGGACGTCCTCCACGCCACCGTGCCCGTGGCCGGCTGA